From Mannheimia pernigra, one genomic window encodes:
- the hpt gene encoding hypoxanthine phosphoribosyltransferase codes for MQNHHIETLYSKEDVLARINELAKQINQHYQQKQCQNLVVVGLLRGSFMFMADLVRRLDLPVEVDFLTASSYGNSTESSRDVKILKDLDGEIQGKDVLIVEDIIDTGFTLSKVGEILKLREPNSLAICTLLDKPCRREVDVPVKWVGFEIPDEFVVGYGIDYAQKYRHLDYIAKVVIE; via the coding sequence ATGCAAAATCATCATATCGAAACGTTATATTCAAAAGAGGATGTGCTAGCAAGAATCAATGAGCTGGCAAAACAAATCAACCAGCACTACCAACAAAAACAGTGTCAAAATTTGGTTGTTGTTGGATTGTTGCGTGGTTCATTTATGTTTATGGCAGATTTAGTTAGGCGGTTAGATCTACCTGTAGAAGTGGATTTTTTAACCGCTTCAAGTTATGGAAACAGTACAGAATCTAGCCGTGATGTCAAAATTCTCAAAGATTTAGATGGTGAAATTCAAGGTAAAGATGTATTGATTGTAGAAGATATTATTGATACTGGCTTCACCTTAAGCAAGGTAGGGGAGATTCTCAAATTACGTGAGCCAAATTCACTTGCTATTTGTACTTTATTAGATAAACCTTGCCGCCGCGAAGTTGATGTGCCCGTAAAATGGGTGGGATTTGAGATCCCCGATGAATTTGTGGTGGGTTATGGGATTGATTATGCCCAAAAATATCGTCATTTAGATTATATTGCTAAAGTAGTGATTGAATAA
- a CDS encoding SirB2 family protein gives MEYLSIILKAHFGLAYISLVLLLVRGFLAAKAVNWRQYTILRIAPHIVDTILLITGIAAVIIFLSYEFFTLAQFSWLLPKILFLVLYIIFATKAFKKGHPFSLKFYLLSVFSFMMIMLIASFK, from the coding sequence ATGGAATATCTATCAATAATACTTAAAGCTCACTTTGGATTAGCCTACATTAGCTTAGTGCTCTTATTAGTGCGTGGTTTTTTAGCAGCAAAGGCGGTTAATTGGAGACAATACACAATATTACGTATTGCACCACATATTGTAGATACAATTTTATTAATAACGGGGATTGCAGCGGTTATTATTTTCCTCTCGTATGAATTTTTTACCTTAGCCCAATTTAGCTGGTTGTTGCCTAAAATATTATTTTTAGTGTTATACATTATTTTTGCAACCAAAGCCTTCAAAAAAGGGCATCCATTTTCATTAAAGTTCTATTTGCTTTCAGTTTTCTCATTTATGATGATTATGCTTATCGCAAGCTTTAAATAG
- the yjgA gene encoding ribosome biogenesis factor YjgA, translating to MARKRSKNEIDWTDDEEEIIWVSKSEIKRDSEHLKKIGAELIELTPQNLEKIPLDDTLKEAIRQAQSFKMEARRRQIQFIGKLLRNQDPNPIQEALDKVKNRHNQQQALLHKLELVRDQLIAMGDPSLDNLLNEYPHLDRQHLRNLIRGAIKEREANKPAKNYREIYQYLKAEIAE from the coding sequence ATGGCTAGAAAACGTAGCAAAAATGAGATTGATTGGACAGATGACGAAGAAGAGATTATCTGGGTCAGTAAAAGTGAAATTAAACGAGATTCCGAGCATTTAAAAAAAATTGGGGCAGAATTAATTGAATTAACACCACAAAATCTAGAAAAAATCCCGCTTGATGACACACTTAAAGAAGCCATTCGCCAAGCTCAAAGCTTTAAAATGGAAGCACGCCGTCGTCAAATTCAATTTATTGGAAAGTTATTGCGAAATCAAGATCCTAATCCCATTCAAGAAGCATTAGACAAAGTAAAAAATCGCCATAACCAGCAACAGGCATTGTTGCATAAATTAGAACTGGTGCGTGATCAGCTAATTGCAATGGGCGATCCTTCGCTAGATAATCTGTTAAATGAATACCCTCATTTAGATCGCCAACATTTACGTAATTTAATTCGTGGCGCAATTAAAGAGCGTGAAGCGAATAAACCAGCAAAAAATTATCGTGAAATTTATCAATATTTAAAAGCTGAAATTGCGGAGTAA
- the pmbA gene encoding metalloprotease PmbA — translation MSITDKQILQQQEQELRQAVEFALNFAKKAGAEAEVGVTKVMGLSVSSRLEQVENIEFNNDGSLGISVYLGKRKGNASTSDLQYASIQKTVEAALAIAKYTSEDDCTGLADKEMLAFEAPDLELYHQADISVDQAIALAIEAEHYGLNADDKIVNSEGAAFNSHSGVRVYGNTHGMLQSYLSSRYSLSCSLISAYEDQLERDYEYTISREFDKLQPAKWVGKQAAMKAVDRINPQRIKTAEMPVIFYNDVATGLIGHLAGAISGGALYRKSSFLLDKLGEQILPEWFAISERPHLLRQLASSAFDSEGVITQNREIITEGVLQTYLMTSYSGRKMGLKSTGHAGGIHNWLVKPNRQGGLKTLLKEMDTGLLVTEMLGSAINNVTGEYSRGAAGFWVENGEIQYPVAEITIAGQLQDMYKNLIAVGDDIEHRSNIQTGSILLEKMTVSGE, via the coding sequence ATGTCGATTACAGATAAACAAATTTTACAACAGCAAGAGCAAGAACTACGACAAGCGGTTGAATTTGCATTAAATTTTGCAAAAAAGGCAGGAGCAGAAGCGGAAGTTGGCGTGACTAAAGTGATGGGGCTTTCGGTTTCAAGCCGATTAGAGCAGGTTGAAAATATAGAATTTAATAATGATGGATCTCTTGGTATTTCTGTATATTTAGGAAAACGAAAAGGCAATGCCTCAACCTCTGATTTACAATACGCCTCTATCCAAAAAACCGTAGAAGCAGCATTAGCTATTGCAAAATATACCTCCGAAGATGATTGCACAGGGCTGGCAGATAAAGAAATGTTAGCATTTGAAGCCCCTGATCTCGAACTTTATCATCAAGCGGATATTTCCGTTGATCAAGCAATAGCATTAGCGATTGAGGCGGAACATTATGGTTTAAACGCCGATGATAAAATTGTAAATAGCGAGGGAGCAGCGTTTAATTCGCATAGCGGTGTGAGGGTTTATGGCAACACGCACGGAATGTTGCAAAGTTATCTATCTAGCCGTTATTCGCTTTCTTGTAGTCTGATTTCAGCTTATGAAGACCAACTTGAGCGTGATTATGAATACACTATTTCTCGTGAGTTTGATAAATTGCAGCCTGCAAAATGGGTAGGTAAACAAGCAGCAATGAAGGCGGTAGATAGAATTAACCCTCAGCGTATTAAAACGGCAGAAATGCCAGTGATTTTCTATAATGATGTTGCTACAGGTTTAATCGGACACCTCGCGGGTGCTATTAGTGGCGGGGCATTATACCGTAAATCAAGTTTTTTATTAGATAAATTAGGCGAGCAAATTCTACCCGAATGGTTTGCTATTTCAGAGCGCCCCCATTTATTACGCCAGTTAGCCTCTTCTGCTTTTGATAGCGAGGGAGTCATTACGCAAAACCGTGAAATCATTACTGAAGGGGTGTTACAAACCTATTTAATGACAAGTTATTCAGGGAGAAAAATGGGGCTAAAAAGCACAGGGCACGCAGGTGGCATTCATAATTGGCTGGTTAAACCAAACCGTCAAGGTGGATTGAAGACTTTGTTAAAGGAGATGGACACTGGCTTATTGGTTACTGAAATGCTTGGCTCAGCAATTAATAACGTAACTGGCGAATACTCACGCGGAGCTGCCGGTTTTTGGGTAGAAAATGGTGAAATTCAATATCCTGTGGCAGAAATTACCATTGCAGGACAGCTACAAGATATGTATAAGAACTTGATTGCTGTTGGTGATGATATTGAGCATCGCTCAAATATCCAAACAGGTTCAATTTTATTGGAAAAAATGACAGTATCTGGCGAATAA